A window of the Gossypium hirsutum isolate 1008001.06 chromosome A03, Gossypium_hirsutum_v2.1, whole genome shotgun sequence genome harbors these coding sequences:
- the LOC107944188 gene encoding uncharacterized protein, whose translation MERLLDRRFNPLEDRLYQVEAQRQHDEYPEVARQRREGPNQRRRQPRVQDDDVNENSEDESDHGSNISLERRCPRNRGQVDRRREDDDLKNIKLSIPPFQGKSDPEAYLEWEKKIELVFKCHNYSKNKKVKLAVIEFSDYAMIWWDQLTTSRRRNGEHPISTWTEMKAVMQRRFIPSYYHRELHQKLQNIIQGTKSVEDYYKEMEVAMIRADIQEDREATMARFLAGLNGEIANVIELQHYIEVVDMVHMAIKVEKQLKRKGTTRAYPNTNPSKWGQRTSKGFPTNRTKDSSTISKANKPIVESSKGKAPESSTARSRDIKCFKCLGRGHIASQCPNRCTMVIRADGEIETEDEEENDPESNFEVEEDLEQPVEGELLIVKRSLSLQSVEDEQQRENIFHSRCQVQGKVCSIIIDGGSCTNVASTLMVEKLGLSTTKHPNPYKLQWLNDGGELKVTKQVLVSFSIGKYSDEVLCDVVPMHAGHLLLGRPWQFDRRVMHDGYTNRYSFKHLGKNVTLAPLTPKQEFEDIFPDEIPSGLPPIRGIEHQIDLVPGAALPNRLAYRSNPEETKELQKQITELLYIRESLSPCAVPVLLVPKKDGSWRMCVDCRAINKITIKYRHPIPRLDDMLDELSGAQIFT comes from the exons ATGGAACGATTACTTGATCGAAGGTTTAATCCTCTTGAAGATCGACTCTACCAAGTCGAGGCCCAAAGACAACACGATGAATATCCTGAAGTTGCTAGGCAAAGACGTGAAGGGCCCAATCAGCGACGAAGACAACCAAGGGTTCAAGATGATGATgttaatgaaaatagtgaagatGAAAGCGATCACGGGTCTAACATAAGCCTAGAAAGGAGATGTCCCCGAAACCGTGGACAAGTAGATCGAAGGCGGGAAGATGATGACTTGAAGAATATCAAACTCTCCATTCCTCCTTTCCAAGGTAAATCTGATCCCGAGGCATACCTTGAGTGGGAGAAGAAAATCGAACTAGTGTTCAAATGTCATAACTACTCTAAAAATAAGAAAGTCAAACTCGCCGTAATTGAGTTTTCAGATTACgcaatgatatggtgggatcagttgaccactagtCGGAGGCGTAACGGGGagcatcccatttccacttggaccGAAATGAAGGCGGTTATGCAACGACGATTCATTCCATCCTACTATCATCGGGAGTTgcatcaaaaactccaaaataTCATCCAAGGGACGAAGAGTGTGGAAGATTATtataaagaaatggaagtggctATGATCCGTGCCGATATAcaagaagatcgagaagccacaatGGCTCGCTTTCTAGCGGGACTTAATGGAGAGATTGCAAATGTCATAGAACTACAACATTACATTGAGGTTGTGGACATGGTCCACATGGCTATCAAAGTGGAGAAGCAGTTGAAGCGAAAAGGTACCACTCGAGCCTATCCTAACACCAATCCTTCTAAATGGGGCCAAAGAACAAGCAAGGGTTTTCCAACAAATCGAACGAAGGATTCTTCAACAATATCTAAGGCGAATAAGCCTATTGTCGAGTCAAGTAAAGGTAAGGCTCCTGAAAGTTCCACCGCCCGTTCAAGGGACATAAAGTGCTTCAAGTGTCTTGGTCGTGGACATATAGCGAGTCAGTGCCCGAATAGATGTACCATGGTGATAAGGGCCGATGGTGAGATTGAAACAGAGGACGAGGAAGAGAACGATCCTGAATCGAATTTCGAAGTTGAGGAGGACTTAGAACAACCCGTTGAAGGTGAGTTACTCATCGTCAAGCGAAGCCTAAGTCTTCAAAGTGTGGAAGACGAACAACAACGTGAGAACATTTTTCATTcgagatgtcaagtgcaagggaaAGTGTGTAGCATCATAATCGATGGAGGGAGTTGCACAAACGTGGCAAGCACCCTCATGGTAGAAAAGTTGGGGCTGTCAACCACCAAGCACCCGAATCCATACAAGCTTCAGTGGCTTAACGATGGCGGTGAACTCAAAGTGACAAAACAAGTCCTAGTGTCCTTTAGCATCGGGAAGTATTCTGATGAAGTATTATGCGATGTAGTGCCGATGCACGCGGGCCATTTACTTCTAGGACGACCATGGCAGTTCGACCGACGGGTGATGCATGATGGTTACACTAATAGATACTCCTTCAAACATCTTGGCAAGAACGTGACACTTGCACCCCTCACTCCGAAGCAA GAATTTGAAGACATATTTCCGGACGAAATACCAAGTGGGCTGCCCCCTATCCGAGGCATCGAACATCAAAtagacttagtacccggagctgcACTACCCAACCGTCTTGCTTATCGGAGTAATCCTGAAGAAACGAAGGAATTGCAAAAGCAAATTACTGAACTCCTATACATCCGAGAGAGCTTAAGTCCCTGTGCGGTGCCAGTGCTGCTTGTACCCAAGAAAGATGGgtcgtggaggatgtgcgtggattGTCGTGCCATCAACAAAATCACTATCAAGTATCGACACCCGATACCCCGTCTTGACGACATGCTTGACGAATTAAGTGGAGCCCAGATTTTCACGTAA